A DNA window from Centropristis striata isolate RG_2023a ecotype Rhode Island chromosome 10, C.striata_1.0, whole genome shotgun sequence contains the following coding sequences:
- the LOC131979105 gene encoding organic cation/carnitine transporter 2-like: MQDYEESVSFLGTWGPFQKRVFFLLCLTTVPAGYNLLAVMFLLATPSHHCYIPAHSNLSQDWIQASIPVQVNGQQERSSCSRYELDMVQNLSALGIRPSLDMVHNLSSPEVLLSSLQQEGCKDGWSYSTEYYQSTVVSEFNLVCSDEWKQPLTSLFYYLGSLTGCFFSGQISDRFGRKPVLFGTITMLSVFSSAAAFAPSWPVFTVLFFMLGMGQITSYVAAFVLGSEILTGSTRVIYSSLCLNFVYVFGTLLLPLSAYLVRSWKHLSLTLAVPGLACIPLWWMIPESPRWLVSHGRFQEAELLMRSAAQENRVEAPQVIFFSAKFEKTESEKTESSSFLDLLRTPNIRYMTLILWLVWFTSSLSYFGLSFNMSGLNGNPFLNYFLVMIVEFPGYAASWLAARSLPRRMSYISFNLLGALALLLIQITLHTYPTVTLILVLVGKFGLLAGAGVLYMYTSELYPTIIRNTAMSSCAMFSRMGSSVSPYLLHLAVYYQFLPWIVVGSLSVLGVLVCIFLPETFRQPLPDTIQQMPLTRFRWPWASTPASKDEGKSAKDQTTAPEIICTTRL, from the exons ATGCAGGACTACGAGGAGTCAGTGTCGTTCCTGGGGACCTGGGGCCCGTTCCAGAAGAGGGTCTTCTTCCTGCTCTGTCTCACCACTGTCCCAGCTGGATACAACCTGCTTGCCGTCATGTTCCTGCTGGCTACGCCCTCCCACCACTGCTACATCCCCGCTCACAGCAACCTGAGCCAGGACTGGATCCAGGCCAGCATCCCAGTACAG GTTAACGgacagcaggagaggagcagtTGTAGCCGGTACGAGCTGGACATGGTGCAAAACCTGTCTGCACTGGGAATCAGACCAAGTCTGGACATGGTCCACAACCTGTCAAGTCCAGAGGTCCTTCTCTCCAGCCTGCAGCAGGAAGGCTGTAAGGATGGATGGAGCTACAGTACTGAGTACTACCAGTCTACTGTAGTCAGTGAG TTTAATCTGGTGTGCAGCGACGAGTGGAAGCAGCCGCTTACCTCCCTCTTCTATTACCTGGGAAGTCTGACCGGATGCTTTTTCTCTGGACAGATCTCTGACCG GTTTGGCAGGAAGCCTGTACTGTTTGGTACCATCACCATGCTGAGCGTCTTCAGCAGTGCTGCGGCCTTCGCTCCGTCATGGCCCGTCTTTACCGTGCTCTTCTTCATGCTGGGCATGGGTCAAATCACCAGCTACGTAGCTGCATTTGTACTGG GTTCAGAGATCCTGACCGGTTCCACCAGAGTTATCTACTCTAGCCTGTGTTTGAATTTTGTGTACGTGTTTGGCACGTTGCTGCTGCCCCTTTCTGCCTACCTGGTGAGGAGCTGGAAACACCTGTCACTAACCTTGGCTGTGCCAGGCCTGGCCTGTATCCCCCTCTGGTG GATGATTCCAGAGTCTCCCCGCTGGTTGGTGTCTCATGGCCGTTTTCAAGAAGCAGAACTCCTGATGAGATCAGCGGCTCAGGAGAACCGAGTGGAAGCTCCGCAAGTCATTTTCTTCTCAGCCAAA TttgaaaaaacagaaagtgaaaAGACAGAGTCCTCCAGCTTCCTGGACCTGCTGAGGACACCAAACATTCGGTATATGACACTTATCCTGTGGCTCGTCTG GTTTACTTCGAGTTTAAGCTATTTCGGACTGTCATTCAACATGTCTGGTCTTAACGGTAACCCCTTCCTGAACTACTTCCTAGTGATGATTGTCGAGTTCCCAGGGTACGCTGCCAGCTGGCTGGCGGCACGCAGTCTTCCTCGCCGCATGTCATATATCAGCTTCAACCTGCTGGGGGCGCTGGCTCTGCTCCTCATCCAGATCACTTTGCACA CTTATCCTACTGTCACCCTGATCCTGGTGCTGGTTGGTAAATTTGGCCTTCTGGCGGGTGCTGGGGTGTTGTACATGTACACCAGTGAGCTGTATCCCACCATCATCCGGAACACAGCAATGTCCTCCTGTGCCATGTTCTCCAGAATGGGGTCCTCTGTTTCCCCCTACCTGCTGCATCTGG CTGTGTACTACCAGTTCCTGCCGTGGATCGTTGTGGGTTCTCTGTCAGTGCTAGGTGTTCTGGTCTGCATCTTCCTGCCAGAGACCTTCAGGCAGCCGCTGCCTGACACCATCCAGCAGATGCCGCTCACTCG GTTCAGGTGGCCTTGGGCCTCCACTCCTGCTTCAAAGGATGAAGGAAAATCAGCTAAAGACCAGACGACTGCACCTGAGATCATCTGCACAACTCGGCTATAA